In a single window of the Acetivibrio clariflavus DSM 19732 genome:
- the cysK gene encoding cysteine synthase A, producing MSKIAKNLTDLIGNTPLLELVNYNRLNNLDARVIAKLEYFNPASSVKDRIGYAMIKDAEEKGLIDKETVIIEPTSGNTGIALAFVAAAKGYKLILTMPDTMSIERRNLLKALGAELVLTPGTEGMGGAIRKAEELAAQVPKSFIPQQFKNPANPEIHKVTTAEEIWRDTDGEVDIFVAGVGTGGTISGVGEVLKKRKPDVNIVAVEPFDSPVLSGGAKGPHKIQGIGAGFVPDNFNREVVDEIFKVKNEEAFETSRKLATSEGLLVGISSGAAAFAATQIAKRPENKGKTIVVLLPDTGERYLSTPLFQDK from the coding sequence ATGTCAAAGATAGCAAAAAATTTAACAGATCTGATAGGGAACACACCCTTGCTGGAACTTGTAAACTATAATCGGTTAAACAATCTGGATGCCAGGGTAATTGCCAAATTGGAATACTTTAATCCGGCATCCAGTGTAAAGGACAGGATCGGATATGCGATGATTAAAGATGCGGAAGAGAAAGGATTGATAGATAAAGAGACGGTTATTATAGAACCGACAAGTGGAAATACGGGTATTGCACTGGCATTTGTAGCTGCTGCAAAAGGGTATAAACTGATACTGACAATGCCGGATACAATGAGTATAGAAAGACGAAATTTACTGAAAGCATTAGGCGCAGAACTTGTACTTACACCCGGTACTGAGGGAATGGGAGGTGCCATCAGAAAGGCGGAAGAATTGGCAGCCCAGGTACCTAAATCCTTTATCCCTCAGCAGTTTAAAAATCCCGCCAATCCTGAGATACATAAAGTGACTACAGCTGAAGAGATTTGGAGAGATACCGATGGAGAAGTAGACATTTTTGTTGCCGGAGTGGGAACGGGAGGAACCATATCCGGTGTAGGTGAGGTGTTGAAGAAGAGGAAACCGGATGTAAATATTGTTGCTGTAGAACCTTTTGATTCCCCGGTACTTTCTGGAGGTGCCAAAGGTCCGCATAAAATTCAGGGTATTGGAGCAGGTTTCGTTCCGGATAATTTTAACCGGGAAGTTGTGGATGAAATTTTTAAGGTAAAAAATGAGGAAGCCTTTGAGACATCGAGAAAGCTTGCAACCAGCGAAGGGCTTTTAGTTGGTATTTCATCCGGTGCTGCTGCCTTTGCCGCAACCCAAATAGCAAAAAGGCCGGAAAACAAAGGAAAGACTATTGTTGTACTTCTGCCCGATACCGGAGAAAGGTACCTTTCCACACCGCTGTTTCAGGATAAATAG
- a CDS encoding nitroreductase family protein has protein sequence MCKKESLKILFERRSVRSFKEEQIKDSELEIILKAAQFAPSAMGQQPWHFTVIQDKEILNRINVLTRKVYEKSGIPRLEERAKAENFSPFYNAPTYIIVSVDEKSVAPIADGALALGNALLAAEGLGIGSCWIHAVNYLYTTDEGKELFRELGMPEGYIPIGSAAFGYIAGEKPEPAPRREGNINIIK, from the coding sequence ATGTGCAAGAAAGAGTCTCTGAAAATACTGTTTGAAAGGAGAAGCGTCAGGAGTTTTAAAGAAGAACAGATTAAGGACAGTGAGTTGGAGATTATACTTAAAGCGGCGCAATTTGCTCCCAGCGCAATGGGACAACAGCCATGGCATTTTACCGTAATACAGGATAAAGAAATTCTAAACAGGATAAATGTTTTGACCAGGAAAGTATATGAAAAATCAGGTATCCCAAGGCTTGAAGAAAGAGCAAAGGCAGAAAATTTCAGTCCGTTTTACAATGCACCTACATATATTATTGTTTCAGTGGATGAAAAATCCGTTGCACCTATTGCCGACGGTGCTTTAGCACTGGGAAATGCCTTGCTGGCTGCTGAAGGATTGGGTATAGGCTCATGCTGGATACATGCCGTTAATTACCTTTATACCACTGACGAGGGTAAAGAGTTGTTCAGGGAGTTGGGAATGCCGGAGGGATACATTCCAATAGGCTCCGCGGCATTCGGTTACATTGCGGGGGAAAAACCGGAACCTGCACCGAGACGGGAAGGCAATATAAATATTATAAAGTGA